In Candidatus Dormiibacterota bacterium, one DNA window encodes the following:
- a CDS encoding YtxH domain-containing protein, which produces MGYLRGIVHGAIIGGAVALLYAPKPGRQMREELSDRLDQVRGQVQPVLDQAQGVVDSARPQVERGISKAQQQAQRITRMGSGSATGPAPN; this is translated from the coding sequence ATGGGGTATTTGCGAGGCATAGTGCATGGAGCGATCATCGGCGGGGCGGTGGCCTTGCTCTACGCGCCCAAGCCCGGCCGGCAGATGCGCGAGGAGCTTTCGGACCGCCTCGACCAGGTGCGTGGCCAGGTGCAGCCGGTGTTGGACCAGGCCCAGGGCGTCGTGGATTCGGCGCGCCCCCAGGTCGAACGCGGTATTTCGAAGGCCCAGCAGCAGGCGCAGCGAATCACGCGCATGGGCAGCGGCAGTGCCACCGGTCCGGCCCCAAACTAG
- a CDS encoding ion channel: MIDIIEFLAGAIVVFAVLNDVFQSVVVPRPTVGGFRLTRFVIRGSWRAWRTFGLRKSSSEGRERVLGTFAPRILIGLLLVWILSLIIGFGLMLYALRTQTRPPLESLPVAMYFAGTSLLTIGYGDIVAHTWLARLVSITAAVAGLGLIALAISFIFSLYASFQRREVLVVTLDARAGAPPSGVSLLEASSKLGLKDDLSRIFIEWEKWAAEVLDSHMAYPLLAYFRSSHDNESWISALGAVLDAATLVLTTVVDVPRGPAQMMYAMGRHTVEDLARFFAITRDHQPGVERYEFDEARQRLAKFGYTLAPPDDSWAAFAKLRSEYAGALNDMAKWFAAPPTQWIGDRSYRHFTQNRHEDISAGAA; this comes from the coding sequence ATGATCGACATCATCGAGTTCCTGGCCGGCGCGATCGTCGTGTTTGCTGTGCTCAACGACGTCTTCCAGTCGGTGGTCGTGCCGCGACCGACGGTCGGAGGGTTCCGACTGACGCGCTTCGTGATCCGCGGCAGCTGGCGAGCCTGGCGAACCTTCGGGTTGCGAAAGAGTTCGTCTGAAGGGCGGGAGCGTGTTCTCGGCACCTTTGCCCCCCGCATTCTCATCGGCCTGCTGCTCGTCTGGATCCTCAGCCTCATCATCGGCTTCGGGCTGATGCTCTACGCCCTCCGGACACAGACCCGCCCGCCCCTCGAGAGCCTGCCGGTGGCGATGTACTTTGCCGGCACGTCGTTGCTCACCATCGGCTATGGCGACATCGTTGCGCATACGTGGTTGGCCCGGCTGGTCTCGATCACGGCGGCGGTCGCCGGGCTCGGGCTGATCGCGCTCGCGATCAGTTTCATCTTCTCGCTCTATGCGTCTTTTCAGCGGAGGGAGGTCCTGGTCGTCACGCTCGATGCGCGGGCCGGAGCGCCGCCGTCGGGCGTCAGCCTGTTGGAAGCCTCATCGAAACTCGGTCTAAAGGATGATCTTTCGCGCATCTTCATCGAGTGGGAGAAGTGGGCCGCGGAAGTGCTCGACAGCCACATGGCCTATCCCTTGCTCGCCTACTTTCGCTCGAGCCACGACAATGAGTCCTGGATCAGTGCGCTCGGGGCCGTGCTCGATGCCGCGACGCTGGTGCTGACCACGGTGGTCGATGTTCCGCGTGGCCCGGCCCAGATGATGTATGCGATGGGCCGGCACACGGTCGAAGACCTGGCGCGCTTTTTTGCGATTACGCGGGACCACCAGCCTGGGGTCGAGCGATACGAGTTCGATGAGGCTCGCCAGCGCCTCGCGAAGTTCGGCTACACGCTAGCGCCGCCTGACGACTCGTGGGCGGCGTTTGCCAAACTGCGGTCCGAGTACGCGGGCGCGCTCAACGACATGGCGAAATGGTTCGCGGCGCCGCCGACGCAATGGATCGGCGACCGCTCATACCGCCACTTCACCCAGAACCGGCACGAGGACATCTCCGCGGGCGCCGCCTGA
- a CDS encoding thiolase family protein: MTRNGEGIVVAGGVRTAIGKFAGAFKDTPTSDLGANAIRAAVERAGISPDVVDEVILGCVGQVGEDAFNARLASLKAGLPEKTTAFNVNRLCGSGLQAINSAVQELRTGEAQVVVAGGNENMSIQPYLLPRSQVGWRLGEAALIDGTLSLVTDPFGRYQMGATAEKVAERYGVSRQAQDAFAAESQRRATAAIAEGRFHDQIVPVAIQQKKGDPVIAQLDEHPRPGTTVESLGRLKPAFREGGSVTAGNSSGINDAGAAVVVMTRAKADELGVTPQLEWVADAVAGIAPEIMGVAPIFAVQNLLKKVGMTINDIDLMELNEAFAAQAVAVIRELEIDPDKVNPNGGAIALGHPVGATGAILTVKLAYELKRRQAEWGIVTMCIGGGQGIATLFKNLN; encoded by the coding sequence GTGACGCGTAACGGAGAGGGGATCGTCGTTGCGGGGGGCGTCCGTACCGCCATCGGCAAGTTTGCCGGCGCCTTCAAGGACACCCCGACGTCGGATCTGGGCGCGAACGCGATCCGCGCCGCCGTTGAACGCGCGGGAATCTCCCCCGACGTCGTCGACGAAGTCATCCTGGGCTGTGTCGGCCAGGTCGGCGAAGACGCGTTCAATGCCCGGCTCGCCTCGCTGAAGGCCGGCCTGCCGGAGAAGACCACGGCGTTCAACGTCAACCGGCTGTGCGGATCCGGACTGCAGGCGATCAACAGCGCCGTCCAGGAGCTGCGCACGGGTGAGGCACAGGTGGTCGTCGCCGGAGGCAACGAGAACATGTCGATCCAGCCGTACCTGTTGCCGCGGTCGCAGGTCGGGTGGCGCCTTGGTGAGGCAGCCTTGATCGACGGCACGCTCTCCCTGGTGACGGATCCGTTTGGCCGCTACCAGATGGGCGCCACGGCGGAGAAAGTCGCCGAGCGATACGGTGTCTCGCGCCAGGCGCAGGACGCCTTCGCCGCCGAAAGCCAGCGGCGGGCGACCGCCGCCATCGCCGAAGGCCGGTTCCACGACCAGATCGTGCCGGTCGCGATCCAGCAGAAAAAGGGTGATCCCGTGATCGCGCAGCTCGATGAGCATCCTCGCCCCGGCACGACGGTGGAGTCGCTCGGCCGCCTCAAGCCGGCCTTTCGTGAGGGCGGCAGCGTGACCGCCGGCAACTCATCGGGTATCAACGACGCCGGCGCGGCCGTCGTGGTGATGACTCGGGCGAAGGCCGACGAGCTAGGGGTCACGCCCCAACTAGAGTGGGTCGCCGATGCCGTCGCCGGCATCGCGCCGGAGATCATGGGGGTGGCCCCGATCTTTGCCGTGCAAAATCTCTTGAAGAAGGTCGGCATGACGATCAACGATATCGATCTGATGGAGCTGAACGAGGCCTTCGCCGCGCAGGCCGTCGCGGTGATCCGCGAGCTGGAAATCGACCCGGACAAGGTGAACCCGAATGGCGGGGCCATCGCGCTCGGCCACCCGGTCGGGGCCACCGGGGCGATCCTCACCGTCAAGCTGGCCTACGAGCTGAAGCGGCGGCAGGCCGAATGGGGCATCGTGACGATGTGCATCGGCGGCGGCCAGGGCATCGCCACCCTCTTTAAGAACCTGAACTAG
- a CDS encoding MDR family MFS transporter, which yields MPQAELTTRIKVLATIGVMLALLLAALDQTIVGTALPRIVAELNGLDRYSWLITGYLVASTVVVPIAGKLGDLFGRKPFLIAGMIGFAAASALCGVAQDMSQLIVFRIVQGLFGGMLFASAFTVLGDIYTPAERARIQGLFGAVFGLSSIIGPVVGGFLTDNLGWRWVFYVNLPVGLLGVVVVTAFLPFVRTKASWRDIDFVGSAALAAGLIPVLVALSVAKDQGWTSLQVLGLLGFGVAMLVAFFVIEQRVKEPIVPFSLFKNRAFTVSMLVGFFAALGMFGMIIFVPLELQGVLGVSVTNSGLLLTPMMLGLIVSSVLTGQLIPRIKHYHYLGTIGIALMMVGLYLMAQTTTATSQMSITIDIVLVGLGLGVTMPLYINAVQSALPMRYLGVGTSQFQFWRNVGGTAGAAVLGTILAQRLPDAISTQIARVNLPPTFKNALGSSASNPNALLDPAKIAAAKAKLSPQLAPLFDQAMHAVRQALALTLHDLFLIAMALSAVALIATLFMPDVPLRSRQPQRGAGIGEVPATGEPEREAAVG from the coding sequence ATGCCACAAGCTGAGCTGACCACCCGGATCAAAGTCCTGGCGACCATCGGCGTGATGCTCGCGCTGCTGCTCGCCGCGCTCGACCAGACCATCGTCGGGACGGCGTTGCCGCGCATCGTTGCCGAGCTGAACGGTCTCGATCGCTACTCATGGCTGATCACCGGCTACCTCGTCGCGTCGACGGTGGTGGTTCCGATCGCCGGAAAGCTTGGCGACCTCTTCGGCCGCAAGCCGTTCCTGATCGCCGGGATGATCGGCTTTGCCGCGGCCTCCGCGCTCTGCGGCGTCGCGCAGGACATGTCACAGCTGATCGTCTTCCGGATCGTCCAGGGCCTCTTCGGCGGCATGCTCTTCGCCTCGGCGTTCACCGTCCTCGGCGACATCTACACGCCGGCGGAGCGGGCGCGCATCCAGGGCCTCTTCGGTGCCGTCTTCGGTCTCTCGTCCATCATCGGCCCGGTGGTCGGCGGCTTCTTGACCGACAACCTTGGCTGGCGCTGGGTCTTCTACGTCAACCTGCCGGTCGGCCTGCTCGGCGTCGTCGTTGTCACGGCCTTCCTGCCCTTCGTGCGGACCAAAGCCTCATGGCGCGACATCGACTTCGTCGGGTCGGCGGCGCTGGCCGCCGGTTTGATCCCGGTACTGGTTGCACTGTCCGTGGCGAAGGACCAGGGATGGACCTCCCTCCAGGTCCTTGGCCTGCTCGGCTTCGGTGTGGCGATGCTGGTCGCCTTCTTCGTGATCGAGCAGCGGGTCAAGGAGCCGATCGTGCCCTTCTCACTGTTCAAGAACCGGGCGTTCACGGTCTCGATGCTGGTCGGGTTCTTCGCCGCGCTCGGCATGTTCGGGATGATCATTTTCGTCCCGCTCGAGCTCCAGGGCGTGCTCGGCGTCAGCGTGACCAACTCCGGGCTTCTTCTCACGCCGATGATGCTCGGCCTGATCGTGTCCAGCGTCCTGACCGGGCAGTTGATTCCTCGGATCAAGCATTACCACTACCTCGGCACCATCGGGATCGCGCTGATGATGGTCGGGCTCTACCTGATGGCCCAAACGACGACCGCGACGTCGCAGATGTCGATCACGATCGACATCGTCCTGGTCGGCCTCGGGCTCGGTGTCACCATGCCGCTCTACATCAACGCCGTCCAGAGCGCCCTTCCGATGCGGTACCTCGGTGTCGGCACCAGCCAGTTCCAGTTCTGGCGTAACGTCGGCGGCACGGCGGGCGCGGCGGTCCTCGGCACGATCCTGGCCCAGCGCCTGCCGGACGCCATCAGCACCCAGATCGCCAGGGTCAATCTGCCTCCCACATTCAAGAATGCCCTGGGCAGTTCGGCCAGCAATCCCAACGCCCTGCTCGATCCGGCGAAGATTGCCGCCGCGAAGGCGAAGCTGTCACCACAGCTCGCGCCCCTCTTCGACCAGGCGATGCATGCCGTTCGTCAGGCGCTCGCGCTGACACTCCACGACCTCTTCCTGATCGCGATGGCGTTGTCGGCGGTTGCGCTGATCGCCACGCTCTTCATGCCCGACGTGCCGCTGCGGTCGCGGCAACCGCAACGCGGGGCCGGCATCGGTGAGGTCCCGGCAACAGGAGAGCCGGAGCGCGAGGCCGCGGTCGGCTGA
- a CDS encoding MarR family transcriptional regulator: MSQLTFKTDHDPTELKADANGFLFDPRVREVLTRQGRNVEPGTEALAAVRILGKKLHITMERWAERFGLSEGRFQILVRLKHQPDGRFTMGELAEMLDVSPRTVTGLVDNLERDGLVKRVDDPADRRSVYAELTDHGRERIETLWRETAGAQVALTRGLTNSELIQLRHLCLRLIQAMAVEEGKTHATS; this comes from the coding sequence ATGAGTCAGCTCACTTTCAAGACCGATCACGACCCGACCGAGCTCAAGGCGGACGCGAACGGTTTCCTGTTCGACCCGCGAGTTCGCGAGGTCCTGACGCGACAGGGCCGAAACGTCGAGCCGGGAACCGAGGCGCTGGCCGCCGTCCGCATCCTGGGCAAGAAGCTCCACATCACCATGGAGCGGTGGGCGGAGCGGTTCGGGCTCAGCGAGGGCCGCTTCCAGATCCTGGTGCGCCTGAAACACCAGCCGGACGGGCGTTTCACGATGGGCGAGCTGGCCGAAATGCTGGACGTCTCCCCTCGAACGGTGACCGGCCTGGTCGACAACCTGGAGCGCGACGGCCTCGTCAAGCGCGTCGATGATCCCGCCGACCGGCGCTCGGTCTATGCCGAGCTCACCGATCATGGCCGCGAGCGGATCGAGACCCTGTGGCGGGAGACCGCGGGGGCCCAGGTCGCGCTGACCAGGGGTCTGACAAACTCGGAGCTGATTCAACTGCGACACCTGTGTCTGCGCCTCATCCAGGCGATGGCCGTCGAGGAGGGAAAAACCCATGCCACAAGCTGA
- a CDS encoding D-alanyl-D-alanine carboxypeptidase, with translation MGRSSLRLTVIVVVTGGLISMVGSAAPPRPPAPRETSTLLAAALPADELDRQREPTFSATPSPLSSPAPTAPPSATAPARPVATLRPIPLPAIDAQEVALVNLDTGRFLWQSNGRAAWAPASLTKIFTAMVAVDLLGMSTTVTVPASIRQYPPTPPSWD, from the coding sequence ATGGGACGGTCTTCGCTTCGCCTGACGGTCATCGTGGTGGTGACCGGTGGGTTGATCAGCATGGTGGGCTCGGCGGCCCCGCCCCGACCGCCAGCGCCGCGGGAAACGTCCACGCTGCTGGCCGCTGCGCTGCCGGCGGACGAGCTCGACCGCCAACGGGAACCCACTTTTTCGGCCACACCCTCGCCCCTTTCCTCGCCGGCGCCGACTGCGCCACCATCGGCGACCGCGCCGGCTCGCCCCGTTGCGACCCTGCGGCCGATTCCGCTCCCGGCGATCGATGCGCAGGAGGTGGCCCTGGTGAATCTCGACACCGGACGTTTTCTCTGGCAATCCAATGGTCGCGCCGCGTGGGCACCAGCCAGCCTCACGAAGATTTTCACCGCCATGGTCGCCGTCGATTTGCTGGGGATGAGCACCACGGTCACGGTGCCGGCCTCGATTCGCCAGTACCCGCCGACTCCACCTTCATGGGACTGA
- a CDS encoding VTT domain-containing protein, whose amino-acid sequence MAPAIALRRYPTDVTNVFQHRSRTGPSRGGVVARITIGLTVGTLAAGVVGASAQPGFANHVTAVEAGIQQKVGVELALAGIYLEESGVPSPMPSEVSIGYLGQRINRNPLALFAAWIGLSALILLGSTNLFAASRRFGPRLVGGRIGTALHLTPAGVARAQRWFARWGPLAIGVSRYIPGLRWGMAVACGTLGVSYRTFWVSTAISASIWAGGLLTLGVTLGAAVGRVIADHVWLGLLLPLPAAAVVTTGLIRLVVIRRSGAAAPSV is encoded by the coding sequence ATGGCCCCCGCGATCGCCTTGCGGCGGTACCCTACCGATGTCACGAACGTCTTCCAACATCGTTCTCGCACAGGACCCTCGCGTGGCGGCGTGGTCGCCCGGATCACCATCGGCCTCACAGTTGGCACGCTCGCTGCCGGCGTTGTCGGCGCCTCGGCCCAACCTGGTTTCGCCAACCACGTGACGGCCGTCGAAGCTGGCATTCAGCAGAAGGTCGGAGTCGAGCTCGCCCTTGCCGGCATCTACCTGGAGGAGTCGGGCGTCCCATCGCCCATGCCGTCCGAGGTCTCCATCGGGTATCTCGGGCAGCGCATCAATCGGAATCCGCTGGCATTGTTCGCGGCCTGGATCGGGCTCAGCGCGCTGATCCTGCTTGGATCGACAAACCTGTTCGCCGCATCACGCCGATTCGGACCACGACTCGTCGGCGGGCGCATCGGAACGGCATTGCATCTGACGCCCGCCGGGGTTGCGCGCGCGCAGCGCTGGTTTGCTCGCTGGGGCCCGCTGGCGATCGGCGTCTCGCGCTACATCCCGGGATTGCGCTGGGGCATGGCCGTGGCCTGCGGCACCCTGGGGGTGAGTTATCGCACCTTCTGGGTGAGCACGGCGATTTCCGCTTCGATCTGGGCGGGCGGGCTGCTCACGCTGGGCGTGACGCTGGGCGCCGCGGTTGGCCGCGTGATCGCCGACCATGTCTGGCTGGGTCTGCTCCTCCCGCTGCCCGCCGCTGCCGTCGTGACCACCGGACTCATTCGCCTCGTGGTCATCCGGCGATCGGGCGCGGCGGCCCCCTCCGTCTAG
- a CDS encoding C39 family peptidase, with translation MRFAGPTFGLRALVLAGGIALATAFGNQVGASADSVMSIPVMGQQESGWASTNLGTSPASIGSDGCAITAVAMMLRYYGIDTDPGALNAWLTANGGYAYDDQLIWDAVSNYSAGQVAFSAWLGPDLNAIQAELDAGRPVVAEVRLGGNQHFVLLTGYAIEGGLLINDPWFADHVRFSDRYGDPVAGIVSIRTFIPADPGGARGQGRVSWLANAVAAVHLSQ, from the coding sequence GTGAGATTCGCTGGCCCGACGTTCGGCCTGCGTGCGCTGGTGCTTGCGGGAGGAATCGCGCTCGCGACTGCCTTCGGCAACCAGGTTGGTGCCTCGGCCGATAGCGTGATGAGCATCCCGGTCATGGGTCAGCAGGAGTCCGGCTGGGCGAGCACGAACCTTGGCACATCACCCGCGTCCATCGGCTCGGACGGCTGTGCGATCACAGCCGTGGCGATGATGCTGCGTTACTACGGCATCGACACCGATCCCGGAGCCCTCAATGCCTGGCTGACGGCGAACGGCGGCTACGCCTACGATGACCAGCTGATCTGGGACGCCGTCAGCAACTACTCGGCCGGTCAGGTCGCATTCTCCGCATGGCTTGGTCCCGATCTGAATGCCATCCAGGCTGAGCTCGATGCCGGGCGGCCGGTGGTGGCCGAGGTCCGCCTCGGCGGCAACCAGCACTTTGTTTTGCTGACGGGCTACGCGATCGAAGGCGGGTTGTTGATCAACGATCCCTGGTTTGCTGACCATGTGCGATTCAGTGACCGCTATGGCGATCCCGTCGCCGGTATCGTCTCGATTCGGACGTTCATACCGGCCGACCCGGGCGGCGCGCGCGGCCAGGGCCGCGTGAGCTGGCTCGCCAATGCCGTAGCCGCCGTACATCTATCGCAATAA